The following DNA comes from Tunturibacter psychrotolerans.
GTATCAGGACCCCCTCCCCCCTCCCGGGTTGGGGTATTTTGCAGCGAAGTCTCTTATTTTGTTTGGGTTGCCGATGGGTGATTCCGCCAAAATATTCTATCGAAAGGACTTATGCACAAAATACTTAGAATGAGCGGGTTGCAAGCTACACAGATGACGAAGCCCCGGCGTTTTTCGCCGAGGCCTGTCTGCTGTCTTTATTATACCGGCTGGACCGGGGTGGATACGCCACGCGAATCTACCCGTCTGGCGCGGGTTTTGAGCGATTGAGGGCTTGACAGGTTTTCGCATGATCGGACGATGGACTGGAGTGCTGCGTTTGACAGTACTAGACGACCAGTCTATTATTGATAGGTTATGGGCGCCACTCTTTCAACTCGCGATCATCTGCTGCAGGTTGGTTTGGAGCGGCTTCGTTCGACCGGGTACACCGCTACCGGGGTGAAGGAAGTGCTTGATGTCGCGAATGTGCCCAAGGGTTCGTTCTACCACTACTTTCCGAGCAAGGAAGAGTTTGCCGTGGAGGTCTTTCGGCTCTATGCGACTGGTGAGATGGAGCGGTCGGCGAGGGTGTTTGGGGATCGCAAGGTGGCTCCTGTAAAGCGGCTGCGGCGATACTTCGAGGAGTTGATCTCCGTCTATGGACAGCGCGGGGAGATCAGCGGATGTCTGGTGGGCAGCCTGAGCCTGGAGGTGGCGGACCACAGCCCGAGGTTGAGGTCTGAGCTGCAGGCCGTCTACGAGGGCTGGCAGAAGAGTATCGCGGATGTTTTGCGTGAGGCGGTCCAGCAGGGCGAACTGGCGAAGTCCACGCGGCCGGACGCTCTGGCGGAGTTTCTGCTGAATAGCTATGAAGGAGCGCTGGTGCGCATGAAGGCGGAGAAGAGCGACAGGCCGCTTGAGAACTTCCTTCATTTTGCGTTTGACGTGCTGCTGAAGAAACAGAGCTGACGTATGGCCTTCCTCAAATCTGTGTAACAGGGCTCACTGAGTGGATCGTTGTTTTATTGCTCGTTACCTTCCCGTCTCAACGGGCGGCTGACTCGTCTAACAAAGACACGATGAAGTTCAGGCTTCGACAATTCGCTGCTTTTGTTAGTGTTTGGAGTTGCGCTGCAATTGCGCAGACGACGCTGCATACGACGACGACACTCGTGGTTGTCCCGACGCTTGTGCAGACTCTGGACAAAGATCTTGTGTTCTCGCTTCGCGCGGAAGATTTTGTGCTGACGGACAATGGGGTTCCGCAGAAGGTGACGCTGGAGGAGGAGGCACAGCGTCCGCTATCGCTGGTCGTGCTGATGCAGACGGGTGGCGATGCGCGTGGCCAGTTCTCGAGTTACGCGCACCTAGACACGATGATTGCGGAGCTGCTGGGCAAGGCTCCGAATGAGGTGTCGATTGTGAACTTTGACAGCCAGCCGGAGGCGGCCTCTCCATTCACGACGAACGTTGCGGAGTGGAGCTATGCGATCGATCATCCTGATGCGGGGGATCGAGGAGCCGCGATCTTCGACAGCCTGGCGTACGGACTTGATCTGCTTCAGAAGCGGCCTGCGGGGAATCGTCGCGCGATTTTGTTGCTGAGCCAGGAGCATGATGTGGGGAGCAAGACCCCGCTAAAAGAGGTTGTGCGGGAGGTGGGTGAGACCAACACCGCGATTTACAGCGTGACGTTTTCTGCAGAGAAGACTGCGGCGCGAGAAGCCTTCAAGAATCCGGGGCCGGCAAATAGACCGATTGCAGTTGGGAATGTGACGCCACCTACAGTTGGAACTTACCCAAAAGGCGGAGATTCAGGAAGCCCCGCGGAACTGATGGCGTACTTCAACCTAAGCGAGCCTCTGCGTTTGATCCTCGGTGCGATGAGCAAGAACACGTCGGCAGAAGTAGCGACGTTATCCGGGGGCGAGTGGAGCGGCTTCGACAATGCGCAAGAGCTAACGCAGGATCTCGGTGTTTTGGTGAATCACCTCCATAACAGCTATGTCTTGAGTTTTGCGCCGACCTCTTCGGAGCCGGGGCTGCATACTATTAAGGTGCGGTTGACTCATCATCCGGAGCTGCTGGTGTCGGCGCGGAGCAACTATTGGGCCTCTGAGCCGGTGATTCGGAGATGACCAGGCATTGCAAATAAATCTGTGAGATCGGCGCGTCTGAACTTTTGGGGAGCGACTTATGAGCAATCCATGGAATGGCAAGGCTGTGCTGGAGATGTTCTGGTGGAACTGTTGGAACACCAACTATCCGCATGATTGGTACACGTTTGTAGCAAAGCTTGCGCCGCGCATTGCTGGTTTGGGATTCGACGGGATATGGACGCCGCCGCCGTGTAAGGACAGGCCGACCGACAACACTAGTTCCGCCTCGAACGAGATGGGCTACACACCCTACGACTACTACGATCTGGGCCAGAAGAATCAGATTCGTTCTGTTTACACGCGCTTTGGCGATCAGGATTCTTTTCTGCGTCTGGTCGCGGTGGCCCATGCAAACGGTCTTGAAGTTTATCCGGATATAGTGCTGGATCATTGTGCCAGCGGGGACCTTGATCCTTCTTCGCCGTTCGAGGGTACTGCCTCGGAGGCTTATACGCTGATTCAGTTGAAGGGATTCGCGGGGGCGGGAACGGGGCGATGGCCGCGCAATTGGCTGGACTTCCACGCTAATCCGCAACACTGGAATGGAACGGGAGACTGGGTGGCCAGCAACGGCGGACCCGATTTCTGCTACCAGGGACGATGCACGGACTCTGGAGCCGGCGACCAGAACTGCGCGGCACGGGCGAACGCACGCGCGTGGCTGACGTGGTTCGTCAAGCAGACGGGCGTTGATGGTTTTCGATTCGACGATGTGAAGGGCTTCCCGCCCGAGGTGGTTGAGGATGTGCTGTACAACGCTATGGGAGGTGGCCTGGAATATTTTTGTGTGGGCGAGTACGTGACCGGCGCTACTTCCGATGTGGATGCGTGGGCCGGGGCGACGTTGAACCGTTCGGGAACCTTTGACTATCCGCTTCGCTTCGCGTTGGCCGATATGGTGGCGCAGAATGGCTACTCCGATGTGGGCAATCTGCCGAGCCAGCAGCAACAGAACCGCTTCAAGACGGTGCCGTTTGTGAACAATCACGACAACTACGACGGCCAGGTGGGGAGTTGGACCGACGCGGACAATCCGCGAACGCAACTGGCGTACGCAGTTGCAATGACCGTCGACGGAAGTCCGCAGTTTTTTTATGCGGATCTGTTTCGCAATGTCGCGCCGTGGAGGAACGGCACGACGGCCGATGCGATTCCGTCCCGGCCGTGGGTTGAAAACCTGGTTTGGTGCCACCAAAAACTTGCGTTCAAGAGCGGCGAGTACTTTGTGCGTTACCAGCAATCGCAGCAACTGCTGATCCTGGAGCGAGGGGCGCGTGCGATCGTGGCCATCAACAATGACGGGAGCGCGTGGCACGACGCGTGGATCTCTACGGCATTCGCTCCTGGTACGCAGCTGCACGACTATAGTGGCTCACGACCGGACGACATCTGGACGAACCAGGATGCGTGGGTGCAGATCGCTGTGCCTCCGCTCTCTTATTCAATATGGGGACCGGCGGGTGTGACTGGAGGTTTCTCTTCTGCTTCGCGGCGCACGGTGCAGCAGTTTGAGATGGACGATGATTTGGGCGATAGCGACGCCGCAAGTCCTGGGTATGGCGGGAGAGTGATTCCTGGGACGTTCCGCTCCGGCGGCGCGATATGGCCTGCGGCGGCGACACGGGTAAACGTCAGCGTCTACTCGGATGCACCGCAGCAGATTGATTTGCAGGTTGTGCCGACCGGGGCTCCTCCGATCCTGCGACAGAGCGGATCGTGCACAGCCAATGTTCCGCTGGCTGCAAGTTTTGTGGTCGCGGCGGAAGGCAGACACGTCGTGCAGGCGAAGCTCTCCAGGGCAGCGGCGGCAGCGGCTCGAATTTATATCAAGGTTGACTATCAGGGGCCGGCGACTTCGACACTTTTTTAGCGGCGTTTGTGGGGAAGCTGAGCGAGGTATTAATTTTCTTCGAGAAGGTGAGTTGTTTTTGAATCTACTAACCAACCGGTCTACTCTAAAGAACTGAATCGAGTTTTTGGTTCACAACTTTTGCGGTACGGAGAAAATTTATGACTACTTCAGCTACTTCCCTCAAGGGCACGGCTCTTGTTACTGGCGCATCGACAGGAATCGGTGCAGTTTATGCGGATCGTCTGGCGCGGCGCGGCTATGACCTGATCCTGGTGGCTCGCAATGGCGACAAGCTGAAGGAGCTTGCGGCTTCGCTGAGTTCGGCAACTGGGCGTGCGGTCGATGTGCTGGCTGCGGACCTTACGAATAAGGCTGATCTTCGCAAGGTGGAGGAGCGGCTTCGGTCAGATAAGTCGATTACGACACTGGTGAATAATGCAGGGTTCGGCGGGACGACTTCGCTGGTGGACTCGAAGATCGATGAGCTCGAGAACATGATCGATCTGAACGTGACGGCGCTGACGCGGCTGAGCTATGCTGCGCTGCCGGGATTTCTTGCGAGAGGTAAGGGCGCGATCATCAACATCTCATCGATCGTCGCGGTGGCTCCAGAGCTGCTGAATGGGGTGTATAGCGGGACGAAGGCGTATGTGCTGAATCTTACGCAGTCGCTGCATAAAGAGGTTGGCGATAAGGGGATTCAGGTGCAGGCGGTGCTGCCGGGTGCGACGGCTTCGGAGTTCTGGGACCGCGCGGGGATTGGTGGGCATCAGAATCTTCCGGAGCAGATTGTGATGAGTTCGGAGGAGATGGTGGATGCTTCCCTGGCTGGGTTCGATAGCGGCGAGGTGGTTACGATTCCGGCGTTGCCGGATGTGGGGGATTGGGAGAAGTTCAATGCGGCTCGCGTAGCGCTTGGGCCGAACCTGTCGCACAAGCATGCAGCGAAGCGATATGGCGTGGTGGCGTAAGTAGCAGATTGTGCGTTCCTCCGCTGCTAAAGACGCGGCGGGGGAATGCTGGTCTGAAATGATTGGAATTACTTGATGCAATCCATGGCGGAGCTGCGGTCGTTTAACGTAAGTTGAATGTGAAAGGCACATGCGGGCGTGTGGCATGTGCCTTTCTCGGACGACCGGAGTCGCTACCATGGGTATTTCTTCGAAGGCTTTGGCGTGGTGCTGGACTTCCCTGCTTTGCCTGGCGTTGGTGTCGTGTGGCAGCGGATCCCATGTTGCGACGGGCGATGGGGCTGGCATAACTCCTGCCGCGGAATTTTCTTTGTCCGCGATGCCTTCGAGCCTGACGCTGATGGCGAGTGGCGCGGGACAACAGCTGAGCGTGAGTGCAGCTGGGTCGAATAGTTTTACGGGGACGGTGTTGGTTGCGATTACCGGACCTGCGGGTGTGACGGCACAGCCGGCGACGCTGACCCTGACTCCGGGGGCGGCTCAGAGTGTGACTTTGAGCGCCGGTGCGAACGCGGTTGCAGGCAGCGGCACTGTGACGCTCACGGGGACATCGGGAACACTGAGCCACTCGATTGCGGTGTCTGAGACTGTTGTGGCGGCAGCAGGGGATTTTTCCCTGACCGCTGCGCCGAGTGCGCTCACAGTGGTGGCGGGCGGTGCGGGACAGACACTTAGCGTGAACGCTGTTTCGACTAACTCGTTTGCGGGGGCGGTGTCGGTTGCAATTACGGGGCTGCCTGCGGGTGTGACGGCACAACCGGCGACGCTGACGCTGACTCCCGGGACGCCGCAGAGCGTGAGTCTGAGTGCCAATGCGAACGCGGTTGCCGGTAGCAGCATGTTGACGCTTACCGGGAGGTCGGGAGCGCTGAGCCACTCCGCTACGATTGCTTTGACGGTCTCTGTGTCGCAGCCGGACTACGCGCTGACGCTTTCGCCGGCTTCGCTGAATGTTGTTGCGGGTACGACCAGTGCGCCGGTGAGTGTCACGGTAAGTGGGGTCAACTCGTTCAGCGGCGCGGTGTCGGTTGCGATTACGGGATTGCCGAATGGCGTTGCCGCGAATCCGTTGACGCTGACGCTGACTCCAGGGGTGGCGCAGAGTACCACGCTGACGGTGCCGCTGCTGACCGCTGCGGGCTCGTCCACGGTGAGCTTCACGGGGACTGCCGGAAGTCTGGTTCATTCCTCATTACTCGCGTTGACAGTGCAGGCTGCGCCGATGATCAATGCGCCCGACGTGACGACTTACCACTTCGATGTTGCGCGAGATGGGCTAAATGCGAAAGAGACGATTCTGACTCCTGCGAATGTGAACTCGACACAGTTCGGGAAGATTGGGTTCTTTGCGGTGGACTCGAAGGTGGATGGCGAACCGCTCTATCTTGCGAATGTGCCGATCGGAAATCAGTATCACAACGTTTTGTACGTTGTGACTGAACATGACAGCGTCTATGCGTTCGATGCGGATAGCGGTGCGCAGATCTGGAAGACGTCGATCATCGGAAGCGGAGAGACGACGAGCGGCGATCACGGGTGCAACCAGATTTCGCCGGAGATCGGGATTACTTCGACGCCGGTGATTGACCCTGGGCTGGGGCCGAACGGCACTTTGTTTACCGTGGGGATGACCGAAGACTCAAGCGGGAACTATCACCAGCGGTTGCATGCTCTCGATGTAGTGACGGGAGCAGAGGTAAGCGGAAGTCCGACGGAGGTTGTGGCGAGTTATCCGGGGGCCGGGGATAACAGCAAGAATGGGAGCGTCGTGTTCGACCCGGCGCAGTATGCCGAACGGGCCGCGCTGTTGTTGTTAAATGGAACGATTTATACGGGATGGACTTCGCACTGCGACTACAGACCTTATACGGGTTGGATCATTGGGTATAGCGAGACGAGTCTGCAGCAGACGCAGGTGTTGAATGTGACACCAAATGGAAACGAAGGGTCGATCTGGATGACTGGCGATGGATTGGGGGCGGACAGCAGCGGGAATATCTATTTTCTCGATGCGAATGGCACCTTCGATACGACGTTCGACGCGCACGGCTTCCCGGCAAACGGCGACTATGGCAATGGAATGATTAAGTTGTCGACGAGCGGCAAACTGGCTGTGGCGGACTACTTTCAAACGTACGACACGAATGCAGAATCCGCCGCAGATGCGGATTTGGGATCGGGCGGCGAGCTGATTCTTCCAGATCAGGCGGACTCGAATGGTGTTGTGCATCGTCTGATTGTCGGCGCGGGCAAAGATGGGAATATCTATCTCGCTGATAGGGACAATATGGGTAAATACAACCCGGCCAGCAACCCACAGGACAACAATATCTATCAGGAGGTGAGAGGGCAGTTGGGTGGCCAGGTGTATTCCACTCCCGCTTACTTCAATGGGACGCTCTATTATGGCGCGGTGTCGGATTCGCTGAAGGCATTTCCGCTGACGAATGCGACACTGACGACGTATTCGAGTCAGTCGTCGACGACGTTTCCTTATCCTGGAACGACTCCGGGGATCTCGGCGAACGGGACACAAAACGGGATTGTCTGGGCGTTGGAATCAAGCACGGGCAGTGCTGGGGTATTGCATGCGTTCGACGCGACGAATCTGGCGCGCGAGCTCTACAACAGTGGGCAGGCCGCGAATGGACGCGACAGCTTCGGCACAGGAAATAAGTTCATCACGCCGATGATTGTGAATGGCAAAGTGTATGTCGGAACGCAAACCGGCGTGGCGGTTTTTGGATTGTTGCCTTAGCAAACTGAGGGAATCTGGTTCGGCTGAACGCCGGAAGATCGCTGCAATACGAGCCCCTTGAAGCGGTTCGTTAGGCTGGCCTCCAGAGTGACGTAATTCGCTCGCTGCTCTGCTCCGGCGTTGGATCGGCTTGGTCGATAAAAGGCACCAAAGAACTGCGTTCGACCATTGACATCGCTTCTCGGCAGCGCGCATCGTTTCGCTTACAAGGAAAGGATGGGTGCTATGCGACCAAGGAATAATTTCTCCTCCTGCCCCGTCTGGCCCACCGCAGGACGCCAGACTCAGGCCCCGAATGTGTGTAGGTTAACGGCTTTCTTGGGCTTGTTTCTTGTTACCACAACCGCCAGCATTGCCCAGTACCAAGACCCCAATACAGCCAGCGCCTTCTTGCCGGGTCCGGCACGGAGCGTCTCAACGGTTCCATCGAACGGAGACGTGAACCCTTATGGAGTTGCCTTCATCTCCCGTGACTTCCAGAACGGATCTGGCCCTCTGAAGAGTGGCGACATTCTTGTATCAAACTTCAACAACACGAAGAACCTGCAGGGAACCGGCACCACCATCGTTCGCATCTCCAAGAGAGGGACACAGTCTGTTTTCTTCGAGGGCACGGTGCCACTCGGCCTCTCGACGGCGCTTGGTACTCTTCAGGCTGGCTTGGTGGTCGTGGGCAACTTTCCCAGTACCGACGGCACCCTCGGCACGGCCACGGCCGGCTCGCTGCTGGTGATTAACAACAAGGGGAAGCTGATTCAGACCATCACGAGTCCCGAGATCCAGGGCCCCTGGGACATGGCGCTGGTCGATCACGGAGGTAAGGCCATCGCATTCGTCTCAAACGGGCTGACCGGAACCGTTAGCCGCCTCGATTTCACGGTGAACAGAACTGGGCTGACGCTCGAGCACTCGACGACGATCGCCTCTGGTTACGTTCATCGTGGAGACCCGGTGACGTTTGTCGTGTCGCCGACGGGGCTTGTCTACGACGAGCGTGGCGACGTTCTCTATGTAGCTTCAACCGGAGACAACGAAGTCTTTGCCGTCAGCAGGGCCAGCGACCGGGCATCGAGTGGAGGGACGGGCCGCCTTGTTTACCAGGACAACGTTCACCTGCATGGCCCACTCGCCATGGCGGAGGCGCCGAATGGGCACCTGCTGGTCTCTAACAACGACGGTATCAATAGTGATCCCAATCAACCGAGCGAGATCGTTGAATTCACGAAGGAGGGAACCTTCGTGAAGCAACTCTCGGTCGATCCGGCTCAGGGAGGAGCCTTCGGACTTGCGGTGCAGAACTCCGACGACGTTTCCACCTTCGCCGCGGTCGACGACAACACCGCGACCCTGATCGTCTGGATCCTTAACCAATAGAGCCGTTCAATTTCAAATGGCTCTTTGCCTGTAGAGCGTAGCGACAACGCTTCAGAGCATAGAACAGAGCGGGCCTCAACTGGGAGAGTTGAGGCCCGCGTTTGCTGCGGAACGCTTTATTTGCGGCGAACTATTTTGAGGCGAGGGTGATGCACTCTTCGAGGATGTCGAGTGCGATGTTGGCTTCGTGCTCGTTGACGATGAGCGGCGGACAGAGGCGGATGCTGGTTTCGCCGCAGCCGAGGATGAGGAGGCCGCGCTCGAAGGCGAGATCGACGACCTTGTCGCGCATCGGGCCTACAGGTGTTCGGGATTGTTTGTCTTTGACGAGCTCGATGCCGATCATGAGGCCGCGACCGCGAACGTCGCCGATGGTGGGATGTTTGGCTACCCAGGGACGGAGGCGGGAGAGAATTTTGTCGCCGATGGTGGAGGCGTTTTGGAGGCCTTCGCGCTCGAGGATGTCCATGGTGGCAAGGGCGGCGGCGATGCAGATGGGGTTGCCTCCGAAGGTGCTGGCGTGGGAGCCGGGGACCCAGTCCATGATCTCGGCCTTCGCCATGCAGATGCCGAGGGGCATGCCGGATGCGATGCCCTTGGCGATGCAGACGATGTCGGGGTGGACTCCGGAGTGCTCGATGGCCCACCACTTCCCTGTTCGTGCGGCGCCGGACTGGACCTCGTCGGCGATGAGGAGGATGCCGTGGCGGTCGCAGATACGGCGGATCTCCTGGAGGAAGTTGGTGGGGGCTACGACGTAGCCGCCTTCGCCCTGGATGGGCTCGAGGATGATGGCTGCGACCTCTTCGGGCGGGAGGATGGTCTTGAAGAGGCGGTCTTCGATGTAGCGGGCGCATTCGAGAGCGAACGCTTCTTGTTCTTCCGGGGTGCCGTCGGGACAGCCGCGGTAGGCGTAGGGATAACGGATGTGGTGGACGCCGGGGACGAAGGGGGCGAAGCGGCGCTTCTGCTGGGGCTTGGAGCCGGTGAGCGATAGCGCGCCCATGGTGCGGCCGTGGAAGGCTCCGAAAAAGCTGATGATGTTCTGACGGCCAGTGTGGTAGCGGGCGAGTTTCATGGCGCACTCGACGGCCTCGGCACCAGAGTTGCCGTAGTAGAACTTGTGCGGGCCGGGCATGGGCGCGATGGCAGAGAGGCGCTCGGCGAAGATGGTCATGTTTTCGTAGTAGAAGTCGGTGCCGGACATGTGGATGAGTTCGGCGGCCTGGTCTTGAATGGCCTTGACGACTTCGGGATGACAGTGGCCGGTGGAGTTTACGGCGATGCCAGCGGCGAAGTCGAGGAACTCGTTTTCGTCGACGTCGGTGACGCGGATGCCGCGGCCGGATTTGGCCACCATCGGATAGCTGCGGGTGTAGCTGGGGGAGATGAGACGGTCGTCGTCGGCGACGATTTTGGTCGCTTTGGGGCCCGGGAGCGTGGTCTTGAGGCGGGGGCCGAACTCGGCGTAGTGCTTCGAGCGGATGGCTTCCCCGGCGGCGTGAGTGACGCCCTGGGCGGAGTTTTGTTTCAGGTCTTCGAGGGTCTTTTCAGTGAGGGTGGTCATGCGAATCTCTCCTTGGGGCAGCGGTGCGTTTGGTCTGACCGTTCGTGCTCGTACCGGTTCCGGATGAGGGAGGGCGGCGCTCTGTGGTTGCAGAGAGAACGGTTTTGCGCTGGTGGCGGGGTCTTCGCCGGCTGTTTGGTGTTGGAGCTTAGTCGCCGGCGAAGAGACTAGGTCGCGTGAGACTGGGCAGAACGCGGAGGTGCCGACGCGGCATCTGGTGTCGCATGGAGCGGCACTGGGAGCCAGCGTTGCGGCTTGTCCGGGCTGTGGATGACAGCGATTTCATTGGGATTCTGCCTTTGGCGGTGAGTATACGCTATTGAGATAACGGTAGAAAACCGGCGATTTCACGCGCCGATTGGCGAGTTGGAGAAAACTATTCTTGAAACTCTCCTTGACAGCTTAGGAAAGCGGGTCTAGTCTCCTAATCATCTTAGGGGGCAACTTGAAGGTTCAAGCACAACTCCTTCCCGGAACACTCGATCTTCTTATTCTGCGTGCGGTGTCTCTCGGGCCATTGCATGGGTACGGTGTGCTTTTGCGCATTGAGCAGATCTCCGGCGGCGCTTTGCTGATTGAACAGGGGGCGCTCTATCCGGGTTTGTTTCGGCTGCTGCGGCAGGGATTGCTGAAGGCAGACTGGGGCACGTCGGAGAACAACCGGCGCGCGAAGTTCTATGAGCTGACGGTCGCGGGGCAAAAGCGGCTGCAGGAAGAAACGGCCAGTTGGAATCGGCTCGCGACGGCTATTGCGAGCGCACTCGCTGTGCAACCGGAGGAATCATGAGACTCTTTGACTCTCTTCGCTCCTTTGTATCTTCTCTCTTCCATCGCAATGCGATTGACCGGGAAATGGACGAGGAGCTTCGTTCGCACATTGAACATCGCGCGGATGATCTTGAGCGTTCTGGGCTGTGGCGACGTGAAGCTGAGCGGCGTGCGCGCATTGAATTCGGGGGTTATCAGCGGTTCAAAGAGGAGTCGCGCGAAGCTCTTGGAGTGCATTTTGGCGAGAGCTTTCTTCAGGACCTGCGCTTCTGTTTGCGCGGGATGGCGAAGAAGCCGGGCTTTACTGTGGTCGCAGTGCTGACGCTGGCGTTGGCCATTGGCGCGAATTCGGTGGTCTTTGGTGTGTTGAATGCGTTCATTCTGCGGCCGCTGAATGTGCCACACGCCGAGAGTCTCTACGGACTGTGGCGCCTGTCCAGCAACGATATGGCGACGTCTTATCCGGACTATCTCGATCTGCGCGACCGCAACCACACGTTTGAGAGCCTGATTGCTTATAACGTTACCCAAGCGGGTCTAGACACAGGCAGCGATCCCTCCCGCGCATGGGTCGAGGAAGCCAGCGGGAACTACTTCGATGCGCTGGGCCTGCAACCGCATCTCGGGCGGCTCTTTCACAGTTCGGATGAGCATGGCCCGAACAGCGCACCTTATATCGTGCTGACGCATGCCTTCTGGCATACCCATTTTCAGGATGATCCCGGTGTGGTGGGGCGGGTTGTGAAGCTGAACAAACATCCCTTCACGATCATTGGGGTGGCGCCGCCTGAGTTCCACGGCACGCTGATGTTTTTCAATCCGGATTTTTTTGTGCCGATCGTGAATCACCAGTGGTTCGATGTGAATGACATGAACGCGCGTGGAGACCGATGGGTCTTCATGACGCTGGGACATCTGAAGGCGGGAGTTACCCGGGAACAGGCGATCGCGGATCTGAACTCGATTGGAGCTGATCTCGAAAAGAACTACCCGAAGGATGATGCCAAGATGAGTTTTAAGTTGGCGCGTCCTAATCTTTACGGTGACTATATCGGCCGGCCTGTACGAACTTTCATGACTGCCCTGATGTTGCTGGCGGGCTTGATTCTGTTGGCGGCGTGTGCCAACCTCGGCAGCCTGTTTGCTGCGCGCGCCGCGGACCGGTCGCGAGAGGTTGCTCTACGGCTCGCGCTCGGTTCCAGCCGCACACGTATTCTGCGCGGGCTCTTTACCGAAGCTTTAGTGATTTCGCTCATTGGCGGGGCGGTTGGACTAGGGGGCAGCGTGGTGCTGTTGCATGCACTCAGCGTGTGGCAGCCGATCTCTCGATGGCCTCTTCATATGTCTGTTAACCCGGATGCCAAGGTGTATGCGGTCGCTTTGCTGCTGGCTTTAGCAAGTGGACTTTTGTTCGGTGCGGTGCCAGTGAAGCAGATACTTCACACCAATCCGTACGAGGTCATGAAGGGCAGCGTGGCCGAGACAAAGCGCGGCAGGTTCGGGCTGAGGATGACTTTCCAGGATGTGCTGCTCGTGGTGCAGATTGCAATCTGCGCTGTTCTGGTAACCTCTTCCATCGTTGCAGTACGCGGATTGGCACATTCGCTGCACAACAACTTCGGCTTCGAGTTGCAGAACACGACGCTGGTGGAGACGGACCTGAATATGGCGGGCTACCTTGGTGACAAAGTGCAGCCGATGCAGAAGCGCATGATCGATGCGGTTGCGGCAATTCCGGGTGTCGAGACTGTGGGATTGGCCGATCAGATTCCGTTGGGGGATACACAACCCGACTCGAATGTCTTCACCGACAATACCTCGGACCTGAGAGAGTCGAACGCGGCCACGGACGCCATCATGTTCAAAGTCTCTCCTGAGTACTTCCAGGCAGCAGGGACGGCTCTGGTGTCTG
Coding sequences within:
- a CDS encoding TetR/AcrR family transcriptional regulator is translated as MGATLSTRDHLLQVGLERLRSTGYTATGVKEVLDVANVPKGSFYHYFPSKEEFAVEVFRLYATGEMERSARVFGDRKVAPVKRLRRYFEELISVYGQRGEISGCLVGSLSLEVADHSPRLRSELQAVYEGWQKSIADVLREAVQQGELAKSTRPDALAEFLLNSYEGALVRMKAEKSDRPLENFLHFAFDVLLKKQS
- a CDS encoding VWA domain-containing protein — its product is MKFRLRQFAAFVSVWSCAAIAQTTLHTTTTLVVVPTLVQTLDKDLVFSLRAEDFVLTDNGVPQKVTLEEEAQRPLSLVVLMQTGGDARGQFSSYAHLDTMIAELLGKAPNEVSIVNFDSQPEAASPFTTNVAEWSYAIDHPDAGDRGAAIFDSLAYGLDLLQKRPAGNRRAILLLSQEHDVGSKTPLKEVVREVGETNTAIYSVTFSAEKTAAREAFKNPGPANRPIAVGNVTPPTVGTYPKGGDSGSPAELMAYFNLSEPLRLILGAMSKNTSAEVATLSGGEWSGFDNAQELTQDLGVLVNHLHNSYVLSFAPTSSEPGLHTIKVRLTHHPELLVSARSNYWASEPVIRR
- a CDS encoding alpha-amylase domain-containing protein, whose amino-acid sequence is MSNPWNGKAVLEMFWWNCWNTNYPHDWYTFVAKLAPRIAGLGFDGIWTPPPCKDRPTDNTSSASNEMGYTPYDYYDLGQKNQIRSVYTRFGDQDSFLRLVAVAHANGLEVYPDIVLDHCASGDLDPSSPFEGTASEAYTLIQLKGFAGAGTGRWPRNWLDFHANPQHWNGTGDWVASNGGPDFCYQGRCTDSGAGDQNCAARANARAWLTWFVKQTGVDGFRFDDVKGFPPEVVEDVLYNAMGGGLEYFCVGEYVTGATSDVDAWAGATLNRSGTFDYPLRFALADMVAQNGYSDVGNLPSQQQQNRFKTVPFVNNHDNYDGQVGSWTDADNPRTQLAYAVAMTVDGSPQFFYADLFRNVAPWRNGTTADAIPSRPWVENLVWCHQKLAFKSGEYFVRYQQSQQLLILERGARAIVAINNDGSAWHDAWISTAFAPGTQLHDYSGSRPDDIWTNQDAWVQIAVPPLSYSIWGPAGVTGGFSSASRRTVQQFEMDDDLGDSDAASPGYGGRVIPGTFRSGGAIWPAAATRVNVSVYSDAPQQIDLQVVPTGAPPILRQSGSCTANVPLAASFVVAAEGRHVVQAKLSRAAAAAARIYIKVDYQGPATSTLF
- a CDS encoding SDR family NAD(P)-dependent oxidoreductase, coding for MTTSATSLKGTALVTGASTGIGAVYADRLARRGYDLILVARNGDKLKELAASLSSATGRAVDVLAADLTNKADLRKVEERLRSDKSITTLVNNAGFGGTTSLVDSKIDELENMIDLNVTALTRLSYAALPGFLARGKGAIINISSIVAVAPELLNGVYSGTKAYVLNLTQSLHKEVGDKGIQVQAVLPGATASEFWDRAGIGGHQNLPEQIVMSSEEMVDASLAGFDSGEVVTIPALPDVGDWEKFNAARVALGPNLSHKHAAKRYGVVA
- a CDS encoding YncE family protein, which encodes MNPYGVAFISRDFQNGSGPLKSGDILVSNFNNTKNLQGTGTTIVRISKRGTQSVFFEGTVPLGLSTALGTLQAGLVVVGNFPSTDGTLGTATAGSLLVINNKGKLIQTITSPEIQGPWDMALVDHGGKAIAFVSNGLTGTVSRLDFTVNRTGLTLEHSTTIASGYVHRGDPVTFVVSPTGLVYDERGDVLYVASTGDNEVFAVSRASDRASSGGTGRLVYQDNVHLHGPLAMAEAPNGHLLVSNNDGINSDPNQPSEIVEFTKEGTFVKQLSVDPAQGGAFGLAVQNSDDVSTFAAVDDNTATLIVWILNQ
- a CDS encoding acetyl ornithine aminotransferase family protein, whose translation is MTTLTEKTLEDLKQNSAQGVTHAAGEAIRSKHYAEFGPRLKTTLPGPKATKIVADDDRLISPSYTRSYPMVAKSGRGIRVTDVDENEFLDFAAGIAVNSTGHCHPEVVKAIQDQAAELIHMSGTDFYYENMTIFAERLSAIAPMPGPHKFYYGNSGAEAVECAMKLARYHTGRQNIISFFGAFHGRTMGALSLTGSKPQQKRRFAPFVPGVHHIRYPYAYRGCPDGTPEEQEAFALECARYIEDRLFKTILPPEEVAAIILEPIQGEGGYVVAPTNFLQEIRRICDRHGILLIADEVQSGAARTGKWWAIEHSGVHPDIVCIAKGIASGMPLGICMAKAEIMDWVPGSHASTFGGNPICIAAALATMDILEREGLQNASTIGDKILSRLRPWVAKHPTIGDVRGRGLMIGIELVKDKQSRTPVGPMRDKVVDLAFERGLLILGCGETSIRLCPPLIVNEHEANIALDILEECITLASK
- a CDS encoding PadR family transcriptional regulator yields the protein MKVQAQLLPGTLDLLILRAVSLGPLHGYGVLLRIEQISGGALLIEQGALYPGLFRLLRQGLLKADWGTSENNRRAKFYELTVAGQKRLQEETASWNRLATAIASALAVQPEES